DNA sequence from the Corynebacterium yudongzhengii genome:
AAGTTCCCCCGCATGGTGGACTACGTGGTCCCTTCGGGGGTGCGCATCGGGGATGCCGACCGTGTGCGCCTCGGCGCCCACCTGGCCGAAGGCACCACGGTGATGCACGAAGGTTTCGTGAATTTCAACGCCGGCACCCTGGGCAGCTCCATGATCGAAGGCCGCGTCTCGGCGGGCGTGGTCGTCGGCGATGGTTCCGACGTCGGCGGCGGCGCCTCCATCATGGGCACGCTCTCCGGCGGCGGGCAGGAGACGATCTCGGTGGGCAAGCGCTGCCTGCTGGGTGCTAACTCGGGGCTGGGTATCTCGCTCGGCGATAACTGCACCGTCGAGGCGGGGCTCTACCTCACTGCCGGCACGCGGGTGATCGTCGGCGAGGAGGTCGCCGAGCTTGTCGACGCCACCCCCGGCGACGAAGTCAAAGCCCTAAAGCTTTCCGGTGTGTCCGGGGTGACGTTCCGTCGGAACTCCATCAGCGGCGCGATCGAAGCTCTCCGTGGCAAGGTCGACGGCGTCGAGCTCAACGCCTCGCTGCATAAGAACTAGGATCCGGTGTGGAAAGTCGGTGTTGAAAGGAGCAGCCATGAACCGCGCTACAGAAATCGCTATCGCTGGCCTCGCTCTGATTGGCCTAGTGGTCAACTACATTGTGGGCGGACCGAACTGGGTGGCGCTGATCCTCATCACCATCGCCGGTGCGCTGCTCGTGATAGGCGATCCGGCGAACCGCCCGGTTGAGCGCTAGGGCGTGTCTGACAATTTCTTCAGCCAGGTCATGACGGCGATAGCCATCACGCCGACCCGGTAGACAACCGCGAGCTTGTCGTACCGGGTTGCCACACCCCGCCACTGCTTGAGGTTGCCGAAAACCGTTCCACCACGTTGCAGCCCTTGTAGGACTGCGCATCGAACGTCGGTAGACGCCCACCCATCGAGCCTTTCCGCTTCCGGGCGGCGATCACGTCCTTTTTCTCCGGGATCGTCGCCGTGATCTTGTGCTCGCGCAGATACCTGCGCACAGCCTTCGATGCATACGCCCTATCCGCGCGCAGTTCATCGGGCCGGGTGCGCGGTCGGCCCACCATCCCGGGCACCCGCAGGCGTTTCAACAACGGGATCAGCACCGGGCAGTCACCGCGGTGGCCCGCAGTAACGATCATGGTCAGGGGCATGCCGTGGCCGTCGACCAGGGCGTGGACCTTGGTAGACAGACCACCCCGTGATCGGCCGACCGCGTGATCAGGCGGCTCGGCCAGCAGGTTGTTGTAATTCGACAAAGCCCCCTGTGACCCGCGTGATGTTCGTGGCGTGCTGATGGGCCCGGGCGATCGTCAAAGTCCACCGACACCGACCAGTCGATCAGGTCTTCCGTATCGGCCTGTCTAAGAAGTCGCTGAAAGATCACGTCCCAGGTGTCCGTCCTTGGCCATCCGGTTGTGCCAGGTGTAGACCGTCTGCCAGGACCCGAAGCAGGCGGGCAGGTCACACCGCGCGATCCCTGCCCGAAGGCAGTAGAGGATGGCCTCGAGCATCTGCCGGGGATCGGAGAACGGTCGGCCTTTTCTCCCCGTGCGACGGGGCAGAAGCTCTTCGACCATCTCCCACTGGGCATCACTCAACATGTGAAAACGCGACACGGGAGCCAGGGTCCCATGCCACGCTTCCCTCAATTATCAGACACGCCCTAACACGTTGCGAGGGCGGTCTGCGCTTGGGTTCGATACGCGCACACCGTTGTGGAGCGGGACTTCCTTAACTGACCCGGCCTCCCTACGACTGCCCGAATTCGCCCACATCTGGCGATTGTCTAGAGAATCGGCTCATTGTTTGGGCTGGTCCTTGTCCGATTGCGGCGCGGACTCTGAAGCGGGAGCAGGGCTCGTTTCTTCAAGCCGCTTGTCCGATGCGGTTTGTTGGTAGCAGCCATCCGGCCCCGCCGCCACGCCCTAGGCCGCAGTGGCGCAGACTTCCCAACTCTCGGCAGCCCCCGAGCGCGGCTGGGGTGTCAAGGCGGCTCGGTGCTCGCCGCACGGCACAATCGGCAGCGGGGACGATCACAGTGCCAGCCGGCGGAGGCTTTTACGCACGTGCGTAAAAATCAGAGGCCTCGGGTGACGGTGGGGTTCGGGTACCTATGAATTCCCCGAGATCCATCAATTTCCGATTACGCACGTGCGTAAAAGCCCGCTCCGCACTATGCGGCGGCAGAGTGAGTCTGGGAGCTGTTTCGGCTCGCAGGGTCCGGCCCTGTGAGGGCAAAGGGCGAACGACTCCGACAGCCGAGCTTGGTTTTATGCACGTTCGTAAAAATTAGAAGCCTCAAGGGGACAGTGTGGCTCGTGTACCCATGAATTCTCCGGGATCCATTGATTTCCGATTACGCATGTGTGTAAAAACCCGCTCCGCACTATGCGGCAGCAGAGGGATTCTGGGGCTCTCTTCACCTCCGCCAGTAGACCAAGACGGCGGTCCCGCAATTCTTTTCAGGCTGATCACCAAGAGGCCAGGAACATTCCCGTAAGAACGCTCAGACGTGTGGGAGATTTCGCGGTGCCTGACAGCGTGGAATGAGATGTATCGCCGGAGCCTCTGCATCAGGGATGCGTCGGAGTTAGGGATGCTACCGCGTAGCCGGAACCCTACTACCAACTCCGCGGACACGCGCTACCACCTACCCCGGATCGGAAAGACAACCCTAAAGCAACGGTCGCCGCTGAAGCCCCTATGCCGCGGCATAGTTCGCAACACCATTACGCACGTGCGTAAACGGGGCGTACCCCAATCCCCGAACGGCATTCGCGATGAAGTCCCGACCACTATGCCGTCGCATACTCTTACTGGAAACGTTTCGCATTTTACGCACGTGCGTAATGACGACACCCGAAATTAAGGCGCGAGAAAAGCTCCTAGGATCTAACCCACCATGCCGCGACACAGTCTCCAGAGATTACGCACGTCCGCAAAAATCCTCGACACGCCCCAAAGCCACGGTGGTCACCGAAGCCCCCACGCCGTCACATACTCTTGCTGGAAACCCTTTGCATTTTACGCACGTGCGTAAAACACAGCCGGCCCCTCTATGCCATGGCATAATCCAGCGCCCCCCGACCCGCACCAAGCACGTACTACACCGCGACGTGCGCCTGTTTCGAGGCAAGCAACACCATCGCGATCAATAGGACAACCACGGGGAGACTGCCCCACGCGATCAACGAGTCATCCAACACCAAGCAAGCGACACCACCGGCGAAAAGCGGGATGCTCGACAGCTTCAAGTAACCCGCAGCAGCTTTATGCCCCTTCACCCAGGCTTCGTCGCTCGCCATGAGCTTTTCGGTCCTGATACCAACCCACTGGTTTTTCGGAAGCTTTCCCTGCCCCGATCTCACCCCGAGCCAGAGAATAAGCGCGCCAGTCGCCAGCAAGGCCACGGTCATAATGATCGAGTAAGCGGTCATGGTGGTCATTCTCCTTGCTTCAAAGAGTTCGCCTGAAAAGTTACAATGTTAAAACCTTTTCTTCAGGTTACACACCCCAGCAGCATGAGGGATGTCACTTTTCACCTTTCGCTGCCCATTCGCGCAAATCCCCAAGTAAGGCCATGAAGAAATATACGATAAGGGGGTACAGCAGGGCAGAAATAACGGCGGCGATTTCCGGAAGTGCAATCGCGGCCGGCACGTACGAGGCATAGAGCACCAACGACGAGTTGTCCATGAATTCCTTGGGCTTTAGCACCTTGTACTTCGGGACAAAGTACACCAGCGCCCCCACGAGGATCACCGCCGAGAGAAGCCCCAGCGCATAGTCAAAACCAGTGCGCGCATTCGCCACACACGACCACACCCCGGCAGCAGAGGGCACCGACAACGCCAGCAACCAGCACACGTTGAGGCCAAGTTCTCTTTTGGTCATCACCCGTGCTCCCTCCGCGTCATCTTCCACACAAACTCCCTACAAAACCGCTTCCTAAGCCTAGCGAACACAAACGCAATTCAGACACAATAAAGAGAACAACAATCCACCCACACAACCCACCATCATGAAAACCGCATTCCGTGCCCTCCTTGCCCTCGGCATCTGCGCCGAGATCGCGGTGCTGATCGTCGTCGCTACGTCCTCCGGCACCTCCCCGGCCTGGCTGCTCCTCCCCCTCGCGTTGATTCTGTCGGCCCTAGCGCTGTTGTTCTCAGGGATGCTCACAGACCGGCGCCATGCGGGCTCCTGGGCCGTCTCCCTGTCCATTACCTCCGAGCGCTTCGGGGTCCCGCGAAAAGCACTCGCGCTCCTCGTCTCCGAGGTCATTTTCCTCGCCTCACTCCCCTGGCTGCTGCGCCGTCCCTCCGGCGACAAGACCGGCAACAAGGCCGGCAACACGGCCGTCACCAAGACCCACCCCGGGTATAAGAACCTACGCACCGTGGTGATTGTCATCGTCGGGCTCGTCGTCGTGGAGATCGTCGTCGTGCACCTGGCCGTGCCCAGCGAGTTCTGGCGACTCCTGCTACTGGTCTTAAGCGTCTACGCCCTGATGGTGCTCCTGGGCTTCTACGCCTCGGTGAAATCCCGCCCGCATCTCGTGACCCCACAAGCGCTCATCCTGCGCCACGGCGGCCGGTTTTTCTGCGAGATCCCCTGGGAGAACGTCACGCGCATCTCCGGCGCCCGGCCCGGCCAAGGTGGCGATATCACCATCAGCGACAACGGCGAGACCCGCCTGCCGGTGCTGAGCGAAGTCAACGTCAGAATCGATCTCGACCCGCCGGTAACGGCCGCCGATCTGCACAAAGGCTGCGCCGAGGCCGCCGCCGTCGAGATCTACTGCGACGATAAGAAGGCATTCCTGGAATCAGCCGAGGCCTACCAACGCCGCTAGCGATACGGCGGTTCCTGCACGATCGCGGTCGTTTTGGGCTTGCGGAACGCCCAGAGCTTGTTGATCGCGAAGTTCACCGGCATCGCCACGATGATCGAGATCGCCGACGCCCAGTAGAACTTCGTGCGCAGGCCCGAGGAGTCGTCGAAGATGTCTTCGGGAAGCGCGATCGGCGAGGTGGGGTTCATCAACAGGGTGGCCACGAACGTCGAGACCACCAGCGAGACCAGCCCAGAGGCCAAAAATGGGAAGAACCCGCGCCACCAGGACCGCTTCGCGATCCCCCGGAACGTCCACGAGCGGTTCAGCTGGTAGTTCCAGGTATTCGCCGCGAGGAAGGCGATGATCATGAACACGTGGTACCAGCGCACGTTCCACGGCGTGCCGACGATACTGAAGAACACCTCGTGCTCAGAGATCCCCCAGCCCAGCTCGGCGGCCTTCTTGGTCAGGTAGATGACCGCGAGGTTGACGATGGTGCCCGAGCCGCCCACCACGCCGAACATGAGGAACTGGCGCATGCCGTTCATAAGACGGGTGGCAGAAACCTGCCGGGCTCCCGTGGAGCCGGCGCTGCGACTGCGTACGTCCGTCATGAGCTCCCTATAGTGAACAGTTGGTTAATCGATTATATCGAGTAGCGGCCTCGGGGACCGAAACGCACGCGGGCGGAAGCTTAACGGATCGATAAAACTGATCCGCTCGGCGAGCAGATGCAGGCGCGTCGAGAAGTCCCACAACCCGCGCCCGAGGTCTTCCGGGTAGAGATCATCGCCCACGATCGGCGCGCCCAGATGCTGCGCCACCACCCGCAACTGGTGGGTATGCCCCGTCACCGGCCGCATCTCAACTAGCCTTCCCACCCCACGCACATAGGTGAGCGTCGGCGTGCCCGTGTGCGAGACCTCCACACGCCGAGCGCCCGCCGGCTTGTTCATCGTCAGCTCCACGCGCTCCCACTCGGGGAAAGACACCGGCGCACTCAGAAGAGCCCGGTAGGTCTTGCGTACCTCGCGACGCGCGAAGAGCTGCTGATACGCCCCGCGCGTTTCCGGATTGCGCGAGCATAGCACCAGCCCAGCGGTCAGCCGATCCAGCCGGTGGCAACAGATAACCTCGTCGCCGTGATCGCGGCGCAGGCGGGTCTGCAGGGTCTCGCGCTGGATGCGGCCGTTGGAGGTGGTGGGTAAAAAAGGCGGCTTATCGACGATCATAATCCCCGCATCCGCATACACCACCTCGTAATCGAAGGGGATCGGTGGTTCGTCGAGAAGCTCCGGATACGTCCAGGCGGGCACGGCGCGTGCCAGGCGGGTGCCGGCGGCCAGCTGTGTGCCGGCCGGAAACGGCGAGTCGCCGGCGCGGGCGGCCCAGTACTCGCCCTCGGGGACGACGCCGCTGAGCACCACCTTGCGCGCGGGGATGCCGTCACGGGCCGGTGGGCGCCCGCTGGGGTCAGTGCTGGGCAAGTCGGCCGACGGCGGCGTCGATACGCTCGTCGGACTCCGTCAGCGAGATCCGCACGTGGCGCTGCCCGCGCGGGCCGTAGAACTCGCCCGGGGCGACCAGGATGCCGAGGCCGGCGAGGTAGTCGACGGTGTCGCGGCAGTCCTCGTCGCGGGTGGCCCAGAGGTAGAGGCCGGCCTCGGAGTTGTCGATGCGGAAACCGGCGTCGATGAGCGCGGGCAGAAGCTTCGCGCGGCGGGCGGCGTAGCGCAGCTTCTGGAAATGCTCCTGGTCATCGTCGCGCAAGGCGGCGAGCATGGCGTGCTGGATCGGCCCCGGCATCATGAGGCCGGCGTGCTTACGCACCTCGAGGAGCTCGCGGACCAGCTGCTCGTCGCCGGCGATGAAACCGGCGCGGTAGCTGGCAAGGTTCGAGGACTTCGACAGCGAGTTGAGCACCAAGAGGTTGGTGTGGTCGCCGTCGGTGAGGCGATCGTCGAGAAGCGAGATCGGCGGGTTCTCATCGTCCCAGCCGAGCGAGAGGTAGCACTCGTCGGCGGCGATGATCACGTCGCGCTCGCGGGCGAAGTCCACGAGCTTGCGCAGGTGATCCGCCCCTAACACCTTGCCAGTCGGGTTCGACGGCGAGTTGATGTAGATCAGATCGGGCCGGCCCGGGCCGATCGCGGTGAGCGAGTCGGCGCGCAGGATCTCGCAGCCCGCCAGGCGGGCGCCGACCTCGTAGGTGGGATAGGCGATCTCGGGGATGACCACTTGGCCTTGCAGGCCCAGAAGCGTCGGCAGCCAGGCGATCGCCTCTTTGGTGCCAATGACCGGCAGCACCGCGTCATCGCTTAAGCCGCTGACGTGATAGCGCCGGCGCATCCACTCAGTGATCTCGGCCCGCAGCTCAGGGGTGCCCGTGGTCTGGGGATAGCCCGGCGCGGCGGCGTTTTCCGCCAAGGCGAGCTGGATCGACGGGGCGACCTCGTCCACCGGGGTGCCGACGGATAAATCCACCAGTCCGTCCGGGTGGGCTCTCGCGCGGGCCTTGGCGTTGGCCAGTGAGTCCCAGGGGAAGTCGGGCAGGCGGTCGTTTAAAGGAGTGCGGGCCATGATGAATGCGTTCTCGCGGTCGAGTTAGAGCTAGACGTCCTGGTTCTGCGGCTCGAGCTTCGCGATGTCCGGGTGATCGAAATCCTGCGGGCCGATCGCAGCGGCACCGCCCGGCGAGCCCAGGTCATCGAAGAAGGCGGCGTTGATCTCGTTGTAATCCCACCACTCGTCCGGGACGTCATCCTCGTAGAAGATGGCCTCGACCGGGCAGGCGGGTTCGCAGGCGCCGCAGTCCACGCACTCGTCGGGGTGGATGTAGAGCATGCGCTTGCCCTCGTAGATGCAGTCGACCGGGCATTCCTCGACGCAGGAACGGTCGAGGACGTCAACGCACGGCTGGGCAATCGTGTAGGTCATCGGTTATCGGGGCTCCTCACGGGCGGTCAGACGATCGGGATCCAGCCGCGGCACCCTCTGGTGGGCACCGCGTGCAGTAAGACAGTATGTCACCTGGTTCTCAAAAGGGGCCAAACGCCTCCTATGATTCCCGTCACGAGCAGGGCAATCGTGCGTATATTATTCGCCAGCAGCTGAAGCCCCAACACCTCCGCGAGCGCCACCGCGGCGAAGAAACCCACCGCCCACACGATCACCGGCGTAGCGCGGACCCAGGTGTTCTGCGACCACAGGGAGGCGGTTTTGGTGAGCACCATGTTGAAGAAGAACGCGAGCAGGATCGTCCAGGGAAAAGGCACCATGCCGAGACCCGGCACATCGATCCAGGTGCCCACATAGAGCATCTCGACGAACAACGAGAACAGCGCGCCGATCGACAGCCAGATGATACCGCCGGTCGCCTCGCCGCGGCTGAAGTCCGTGCGCAGGACCGCTTCTGAACTCACTCGCTTCTCCCCTAGTTAAATCCCGGTTTTTAGATCCCGGCGAAGAGGTCGTCGTCTTCGGAGTCGACGCCGGCACCGCGGCCGATCTGGTAGTGCTCGACGTCCATGAGCGGCTGGGCGATGAGGTTGCTCAAGGCGAACGTGCTCATCCCGTTGGTGCTCACGGCCTTCGCCGCGTGCGGGTTGGTGCGGCTGATCGAGCCATCGGCGATCCACAGCTGCGTGGTGTGGGCGCGCATGGCCTCCCGCTTGGCGTGGTAGTCGGCCTCGCTCAGGCGCACGGCGAGATCATGCTTATCGACGCCCGGCAGCTCCCCTACTTCCGCGGCGCGCCAGCCTTGCGGTATCTGGGTGATCTCGGCGGCGGCGCGTTCCAGCGGGGCGCGGTTGGCCACGGCCCAGACGATGCGGGGGATATCGACGCGCTCGGCGGCGGCGTGGGTGATCTCGTGGGCGCGGATGTGGTCGGGGTGCCCGTAGCCGCCGTCGGGGCCGTAGGTGATCACGAGCTCCGGGCGCAGCTTCTCGAACTGCTCGGCGAGCAGGTCGACGGCGCGCTCGCCGGAGTTAACGAAGGCGCGCGGGTGCTCGTGCGACGGGGCCCCGGCCATGCCGGAATCCCGAAACGTCCCGGGCCCGCCGAGGAAGTGGCCGCGCACCCCGAGGTGGCGAAGGGCTTGGGCTAGCTCGTGGATGCGGAAGCCGCCGAGCTGGTCGGCGTCGTCGGCCGCGAGGTGTTGGTAGGTCTCGCCGATGATCTCGCCCTCCTCGCCGAGGGTGCAGGTGATCA
Encoded proteins:
- the dapD gene encoding 2,3,4,5-tetrahydropyridine-2,6-dicarboxylate N-succinyltransferase; protein product: MTTAYARGLATITHDGTVLDVWYPAPLLDETVTATGTERLADSPQQFAHLIGPDDERGVARIAVATSIASLEEAPVDTYDAYLRLHLLSHRLVRPHGLNLDGVFGLLANVVWTNYGPCSVADFQMVRGRLAGRGPVTVYSVDKFPRMVDYVVPSGVRIGDADRVRLGAHLAEGTTVMHEGFVNFNAGTLGSSMIEGRVSAGVVVGDGSDVGGGASIMGTLSGGGQETISVGKRCLLGANSGLGISLGDNCTVEAGLYLTAGTRVIVGEEVAELVDATPGDEVKALKLSGVSGVTFRRNSISGAIEALRGKVDGVELNASLHKN
- a CDS encoding transposase yields the protein MSNYNNLLAEPPDHAVGRSRGGLSTKVHALVDGHGMPLTMIVTAGHRGDCPVLIPLLKRLRVPGMVGRPRTRPDELRADRAYASKAVRRYLREHKITATIPEKKDVIAARKRKGSMGGRLPTFDAQSYKGCNVVERFSATSSSGGVWQPGTTSSRLSTGSA
- a CDS encoding transposase, with product MLSDAQWEMVEELLPRRTGRKGRPFSDPRQMLEAILYCLRAGIARCDLPACFGSWQTVYTWHNRMAKDGHLGRDLSATS
- a CDS encoding SdpI family protein is translated as MTTMTAYSIIMTVALLATGALILWLGVRSGQGKLPKNQWVGIRTEKLMASDEAWVKGHKAAAGYLKLSSIPLFAGGVACLVLDDSLIAWGSLPVVVLLIAMVLLASKQAHVAV
- a CDS encoding GtrA family protein, which codes for MRQFLMFGVVGGSGTIVNLAVIYLTKKAAELGWGISEHEVFFSIVGTPWNVRWYHVFMIIAFLAANTWNYQLNRSWTFRGIAKRSWWRGFFPFLASGLVSLVVSTFVATLLMNPTSPIALPEDIFDDSSGLRTKFYWASAISIIVAMPVNFAINKLWAFRKPKTTAIVQEPPYR
- a CDS encoding pseudouridine synthase; translation: MVLSGVVPEGEYWAARAGDSPFPAGTQLAAGTRLARAVPAWTYPELLDEPPIPFDYEVVYADAGIMIVDKPPFLPTTSNGRIQRETLQTRLRRDHGDEVICCHRLDRLTAGLVLCSRNPETRGAYQQLFARREVRKTYRALLSAPVSFPEWERVELTMNKPAGARRVEVSHTGTPTLTYVRGVGRLVEMRPVTGHTHQLRVVAQHLGAPIVGDDLYPEDLGRGLWDFSTRLHLLAERISFIDPLSFRPRAFRSPRPLLDIID
- the dapC gene encoding succinyldiaminopimelate transaminase, whose amino-acid sequence is MARTPLNDRLPDFPWDSLANAKARARAHPDGLVDLSVGTPVDEVAPSIQLALAENAAAPGYPQTTGTPELRAEITEWMRRRYHVSGLSDDAVLPVIGTKEAIAWLPTLLGLQGQVVIPEIAYPTYEVGARLAGCEILRADSLTAIGPGRPDLIYINSPSNPTGKVLGADHLRKLVDFARERDVIIAADECYLSLGWDDENPPISLLDDRLTDGDHTNLLVLNSLSKSSNLASYRAGFIAGDEQLVRELLEVRKHAGLMMPGPIQHAMLAALRDDDQEHFQKLRYAARRAKLLPALIDAGFRIDNSEAGLYLWATRDEDCRDTVDYLAGLGILVAPGEFYGPRGQRHVRISLTESDERIDAAVGRLAQH
- the fdxA gene encoding ferredoxin — translated: MTYTIAQPCVDVLDRSCVEECPVDCIYEGKRMLYIHPDECVDCGACEPACPVEAIFYEDDVPDEWWDYNEINAAFFDDLGSPGGAAAIGPQDFDHPDIAKLEPQNQDV
- the mshB gene encoding N-acetyl-1-D-myo-inositol-2-amino-2-deoxy-alpha-D-glucopyranoside deacetylase; translated protein: MTRDLIGRRVVAVHAHPDDESIATGGTLAQLARRGAEVTVITCTLGEEGEIIGETYQHLAADDADQLGGFRIHELAQALRHLGVRGHFLGGPGTFRDSGMAGAPSHEHPRAFVNSGERAVDLLAEQFEKLRPELVITYGPDGGYGHPDHIRAHEITHAAAERVDIPRIVWAVANRAPLERAAAEITQIPQGWRAAEVGELPGVDKHDLAVRLSEADYHAKREAMRAHTTQLWIADGSISRTNPHAAKAVSTNGMSTFALSNLIAQPLMDVEHYQIGRGAGVDSEDDDLFAGI